The proteins below are encoded in one region of Alistipes indistinctus YIT 12060:
- a CDS encoding helix-turn-helix domain-containing protein, producing the protein MCLLLNVTKRTLQTYRDKKLLPYTSVGGKFFYRESDVAEYLKNKTIKSK; encoded by the coding sequence GTGTGCTTGCTGCTGAACGTCACCAAGCGTACACTTCAAACTTACCGGGACAAGAAGCTGTTGCCTTATACTTCGGTAGGAGGCAAGTTCTTCTACCGGGAGAGCGACGTTGCCGAATATCTGAAAAATAAAACCATTAAAAGTAAGTAA
- a CDS encoding UDP-glucuronic acid decarboxylase family protein: MKRILVTGGAGFIGSHLCERLLSEGHDVICMDNYFTGSKNNIRHLLENDHFELVRHDIIEPYHAEVDEIYNLACPASPVHYQYNPIKTLKTSVMGAINMLGLAKRTKAKILQASTSEVYGDPFVHPQVETYWGNVNPIGLRSCYDEGKRCAETFFMDYHRQNGVRIKIIRIFNTYGPRMNPNDGRVVSNFIVQALRGENITIYGDGTQTRSFQYVDDLIEAMIRMMDTEDDFTGPVNTGNPDEFTMLELAEKVIQMTGSKSKITFEPLPSDDPKQRKPNIALATQRLGGWSPSVGLERGLQKTIEYFKETLGN; the protein is encoded by the coding sequence ATGAAACGAATACTCGTAACCGGAGGAGCCGGATTTATAGGCTCGCATCTCTGTGAAAGACTGTTAAGCGAAGGACACGACGTCATTTGCATGGACAACTATTTCACCGGCAGTAAAAACAACATCCGCCACCTGCTGGAAAACGACCATTTCGAACTGGTGCGCCACGATATCATCGAACCGTACCATGCCGAAGTCGATGAAATATACAACCTCGCCTGCCCCGCATCGCCCGTACACTACCAGTACAACCCGATCAAAACCCTGAAGACCTCCGTGATGGGAGCCATCAATATGCTCGGGCTCGCCAAACGCACCAAGGCCAAAATCCTGCAGGCCTCGACCAGCGAAGTATACGGAGACCCGTTCGTCCATCCGCAGGTGGAAACCTACTGGGGGAACGTAAACCCCATCGGACTGAGATCGTGCTATGACGAGGGAAAGCGCTGCGCCGAAACTTTCTTTATGGACTATCATCGCCAGAACGGGGTACGGATCAAGATCATCCGAATATTCAACACCTACGGGCCCAGAATGAATCCCAACGACGGACGGGTCGTCTCGAATTTCATCGTTCAGGCGCTTCGCGGAGAGAACATTACCATATACGGCGACGGCACCCAGACCCGAAGCTTCCAGTACGTAGACGACCTGATCGAAGCGATGATACGCATGATGGACACCGAAGACGATTTTACCGGTCCTGTGAATACCGGAAATCCGGACGAATTTACCATGCTCGAACTTGCTGAAAAAGTCATTCAGATGACCGGATCGAAGTCCAAAATCACTTTTGAACCCCTGCCAAGCGACGACCCGAAACAGCGGAAACCGAACATTGCCCTCGCAACCCAGCGGCTCGGCGGCTGGAGCCCTTCCGTCGGACTCGAACGAGGCCTGCAAAAGACGATCGAGTATTTCAAGGAGACACTGGGTAATTGA